Genomic window (Canis lupus dingo isolate Sandy chromosome 6, ASM325472v2, whole genome shotgun sequence):
ccggcggggggcgggggggcgccggCGGGGGGGCAGGCAccggctgggggggcggggggccgggggacaccggcggggggcgggggccgggggggcaccggctgctggggggggggcgccggCTGGGCTCGGGCTCGGGCCCGGGGCTGCGCACGGCGCGGGCGGAGCTGCGGGGTGACGGCAGAGCCGGGTGTGCTCGGCGGTGCCGGCGGCTGGGACCCGAATCGCGGGGGGCGCCGGCCTGCCTTCCCGGCCGCGGCTGCGGATCCAGGGGCTCCGCGGCGGGGCAGGGCCGTCCCGCTCCCTGGCCGCGCCGCGGAGGACGACGCGGAGGTCGGGCAGCGCCCCCCACGCGGACCCTGGCGGCCAGGGTCACCCCTCGCTGTGAGGGCGGCGCGGGGCCCCGGCCCGGACCCTCCCCGCCCCggaccctccccgccccggggcgcgCTCGGCCGGCAGGGGGCCAGACCGGACGCGGCTGCTGCCGGGCTCCTCGGGCTCCTCGGGCTCCTCGGGCTCCCGGGGTCCCCGGCCGTGGCTGCCAAGCTCCCCGAGCCCCGGCTCTGCGCTCCTGCCGCGGGGACGCGAGGCTGTGCCGGGGCAGGATCGGTGGCCCCAGATCAAATGCCACCCTGCTCGGAGGGAAGCCTACAGGCCGGCGACCCCCTAGGGACAGCAAGTCCTGGGACCAGGCCGGCCAGCCTCGCTGGAGTCGACCTTCCTGTGTGAGGAGCCTCCCTAGATGGGCTCGGATGGCCTGTGCGTGGGGACCTGGGGCCCCGGCCGggccagggatgggggggggcGTTCTTCCTCCCCCTGGGCCCTGCGGGGTTAGAGCCCGCGGTCGGTCGGCTGGGCTGGGGAGATGCCCCAGCCtgacctgggggtgggagggcttgGCCCAGATTCCCTCCTGACGGCTGGTGAGGACCAAGGACGATGGGactgggcccagggaggcccccGAGGAGGCAGGCCCAGCCAAGCCTGAAGGCTTGTTCCCTGGGAGAAAATGCTTCCAGCTAATGGAAGCCTgcccagaggaggctgggaggctgaggGCCAGGTCTCAGGTACGACACCAGCACGGAAGGTGGGCATGGAAGGGAAGCCTGGCGACCCCTCCTAAATCTTGGCACCAGCCACCCGAAAGCCCTGGTTCCACCTTGCTGCTGTTTTTTCCAGGCAACGTCACACCTCTTGAGGACAGCCAGGAGGACTCCAGCTTTTGCTGAGCTTCACatcttgcctccttccttccatcttacTCCAGACCCAAGTGTGGCGGTCCTCAAGGCCCTTGTGCCCCTGGCCAGGCGCTCCACTGCCCTTCCAGGCCAGCCCAGTTCTGGAGCTCACCTCCAGGACCTGGAGCCTGCCCTCCTGCCCAGAATGACTCACCATTATTTCTCGCTCAAGTGAGAAGACGTGATGGGCAGTCGGGCTGCCTATTTGTGTATCTAGGATTCCCACAGTATCTGATCAGCCCTTCGAGGAAGAGAGCTTCAGGTTCCTGCCTTGCCAGGTAAATCAGTCTCTTATTTAATAACAGCCGTGTGTAGAGTAACTGGAGAGGGGGCCGTGAGGGAGACCCAAGCCCAAGATCCACCACTGTGAATTCCTCCCAGGGTGCAGGTATCTGCAAGACATTAGTTCAGTGCCTGGGAGAGGGCTCCCTTTCAGCCTCTAGTATGGGGCTCTGCTCTATGACACCTGCACTCCTGTGCAGTGCAGAGGGGGGGCCCTGTACCAGCCACCTTCCCCCAGCACAGGGCAATCCAGAGCTTTCTCGAGAGACCGCCACCCGCTTGCCTCTGATCCCCAGCCAGGTTACAAGGTGAACGTAAGCTTTGCTTTttgatgatggtggtggcagtggtggtgatggggatgCCCATGGCGGTCATGTTTCCGAGCTCTTGGCTgagagagaggagtcaaggaGCAGCAAGGCAGGTCAGGCTGCCAATGCTGAGTGGTCTCACCTCCTTAACTGCCTCTGTCTTTCAGCCAAGCCGGGCTATCTCTCTGGCCCTCAGAGAGCCATCAGGGCTCTCCTGCAGGAACCCAGGCCAATGCTCCTGTGTTTCCTGGGGCCGTAAGCAGCACCCTGAGCTCCCTGCCACCAGGCAGCTGGAAGGCATAGCGTGAGATCCTTCTCTCAGTCCCCATTATGACAGTGGCCACTGGAGAGCCAGCGGACGAGGCTGCCGCCCTCCCCGGGCACCCGCAGGACACCTACGACCCCGAGGCAGACCATGAGTGCTGTGAGAGGGTGGTCATCAACATCTCGGGGCTGCGTTTTGAGACCCAGCTCAAGACCTTAGCCCAGTTTCCGGAGACCCTCTTAGGGGACCCCAAGAAGCGGATGAGGTACTTTGACCCCCTCCGAAACGAGTACTTTTTCGATCGGAACCGCCCCAGCTTTGATGCCATTTTGTACTACTACCAGTCCGGGGGCCGGCTGAGACGGCCTGTGAACGTGCCCTTAGACATTTTCTCCGAAGAAATTCGGTTTTACGAGTTGGGAGAAGAAGCGATGGAGATGTTTCGGGAAGATGAAGGCTACATCAAGGAGGAAGAGCGTCCTCTGCCCGAAAATGAGTTTCAGAGGCAAGTGTGGCTTCTCTTTGAATACCCAGAGAGCTCTGGGCCTGCCAGGATTATAGCTATCGTATCTGTCATGGTGATCCTGATCTCGATTGTGAGCTTCTGCCTGGAAACCCTGCCCATATTCCGGGATGAGAACGAGGACATGCACGGTGGCGGGGTGACCTTCCACACCTACTCCAACAGCACAATCGGGTACCAGCAGTCAACTTCCTTCACCGACCCCTTCTTCATCGTAGAAACCCTCTGCATCATCTGGTTCTCGTTTGAATTCTTAGTGAGGTTCTTTGCCTGTCCCAGCAAAGCCGGCTTCTTCACTAACATCATGAACATCATTGACATTGTGGCCATCATTCCCTACTTCATCACCCTGGGGACGGAGCTGGCTGAGAAGCCAGAGGATGCCCAGCAGGGCCAGCAGGCCATGTCACTGGCCATCCTCCGTGTCATCCGGTTGGTaagagtctttaggattttcaaGTTGTCTAGACACTCCAAAGGTCTCCAGATTCTAGGTCAGACCCTCAAAGCCAGCATGAGAGAATTGGGCCTCctaatattctttctcttcattgGGGTCATCCTTTTCTCTAGTGCTGTCTATTTCGCAGAGGCCGATGAGCGAGAGTCCCAGTTCCCCAGCATCCCGGATGCCTTCTGGTGGGCAGTCGTCTCCATGACAACTGTAGGCTATGGAGACATGGTTCCAACTACCATTGGGGGAAAGATCGTGGGTTCCCTGTGTGCAATTGCAGGTGTGTTAACCATTGCCTTACCGGTCCCCGTCATAGTGTCCAACTTCAACTACTTCTACCACCGGGAGacggagggggaggagcaggcccagTACCTGCAAGTGACGAGCTGCCCAAAGATCCCATCCTCCCCTGACCTGAAGAAAAGTAGAAGTGCCTCTACCATTAGTAAGTCTGATTACATGGAGATCCAGGAGGGGGTAAACAACAGTAACGAGGACTTTAGAGAGGAAAACTTGAAAACGGCCAACTGCACTTTGGCTAATACAAACTATGTGAATATTACCAAAATGTTAACTGATGTCTGATTGAAACCTATTAACGTACTCTCAGCTCCATGGAACTAATGCAGATACTGCATAATAGCCTGCATTGTAGTAACATGTTCTACAGTGTGTATCTGGTTCTGCATGGAAAGCAATAGTCGTGCAAGTGACTTTTGatcttttgatttttgatttaGAACACAGAATATCTATCCATGGCTTTCATGCAAATCTTCATCACCGGCTTAGGGGTTTCCAAACAGGGGAGTCACCAGTGGAGCCAGAATCTCAGAAGGACACATGGGCGGGGGGGGTCCACCTCACATTGAATACATAACCCACCACATCTGTGCCACCTTCCTTTCCTAATTAAATGCACACAGCACCCCAAGAGACACACCCGACCCTTCCCGAGCATCCTCCGCCACCACTCCACTCCCCACTGGGCCCCCAACCGCCTCGTCCCGTATGAgcccacctcccccttcccagAGGAAAACCATGATGGCTTAGCTTGAAAGCACTGGTAGTGATTCAAAAGGTCATTCCCATTT
Coding sequences:
- the KCNA2 gene encoding potassium voltage-gated channel subfamily A member 2, with amino-acid sequence MTVATGEPADEAAALPGHPQDTYDPEADHECCERVVINISGLRFETQLKTLAQFPETLLGDPKKRMRYFDPLRNEYFFDRNRPSFDAILYYYQSGGRLRRPVNVPLDIFSEEIRFYELGEEAMEMFREDEGYIKEEERPLPENEFQRQVWLLFEYPESSGPARIIAIVSVMVILISIVSFCLETLPIFRDENEDMHGGGVTFHTYSNSTIGYQQSTSFTDPFFIVETLCIIWFSFEFLVRFFACPSKAGFFTNIMNIIDIVAIIPYFITLGTELAEKPEDAQQGQQAMSLAILRVIRLVRVFRIFKLSRHSKGLQILGQTLKASMRELGLLIFFLFIGVILFSSAVYFAEADERESQFPSIPDAFWWAVVSMTTVGYGDMVPTTIGGKIVGSLCAIAGVLTIALPVPVIVSNFNYFYHRETEGEEQAQYLQVTSCPKIPSSPDLKKSRSASTISKSDYMEIQEGVNNSNEDFREENLKTANCTLANTNYVNITKMLTDV